A segment of the Halogeometricum sp. S3BR5-2 genome:
GGGTCGGCGGGCGCGCGGAGCGAGTGGCGCGACGCGAAGCGACTGGCGGGCACGTTCCTGCTGCGGACGCTGGACCGCGGGGAGCGCGTGGGCCGCGGGATGCGGGCGCGGGGCGGCGCTCGGCCGCCGTCGCCCTACGGGCGCTCCCGCGCCGTCGACGGATACGACTACGCCCTGAGCGCGTGCGCCGTCGCCGCCGTCGTCGGGGCCGGGGTGGTCCGATGGCTCCCGTGATAGCGGCCCGCGGGCTGACCTACGAGTACGCCGACGGGACGACCGCGATTCGGAACGTCGACCTCGCCGTCGAACGGGGCGAGCGCGTCGCCGTCGTCGGGGCGAACGGGTCGGGCAAGAGCACGCTTCAACTCGCCCTCGGCGGCCTCGTCGAACCGACCGCGGGGACGGTGACGTACTTCGGGGAGACGGGCGACGCGGAGGCGGTCCGGGACCGACTCGGCGTGCTGCTTCAAGACCCCGACGACTACCTGTTCAACACCACCGTCCGCGAGGACATCGAGTACGGCCCCGCCCAACTCGGGCACTCCCGGGAGGCGGCGCGCCGGCGCGTGGACGAACTCGCCGCCGAACTCGAATTGGAGAACCTGCTCGACCGACCGCCGTTCCGCCTCTCCGGCGGCGAGAAACAGCGAGCCGCCGTGGCGAGCGTGCTCGCGTTCGACCCCGACGTGCTCCTCCTGGACGAACCGCTCGGGGCCGTGGACGCCCGGTACCGGGAGCGAATCCGCGAACTGGTGACCGGCCGCGACGGGACCCTCCTGTGGTCCACGCCGTCGCTCGACGTCGTCCCCGAGGTGGCCGAGCGAGTCGTGCTCGTGAGCCGCGACGGCTCGATAGCCGCCGACGGCCCCGTCCGCGAGATACTCACGGACCGGTCGCTGCTGGAGGACCACGGTCTGCGGCCGCCCGCCGCGGTTCGGCTGTTCGAAGGGGTCGTCGAGAAGGACGCCCTTCCGCTGACCGTCGAGGCGGCGCGGCGGCGCCTGCGG
Coding sequences within it:
- a CDS encoding energy-coupling factor ABC transporter ATP-binding protein, which produces MAPVIAARGLTYEYADGTTAIRNVDLAVERGERVAVVGANGSGKSTLQLALGGLVEPTAGTVTYFGETGDAEAVRDRLGVLLQDPDDYLFNTTVREDIEYGPAQLGHSREAARRRVDELAAELELENLLDRPPFRLSGGEKQRAAVASVLAFDPDVLLLDEPLGAVDARYRERIRELVTGRDGTLLWSTPSLDVVPEVAERVVLVSRDGSIAADGPVREILTDRSLLEDHGLRPPAAVRLFEGVVEKDALPLTVEAARRRLRRGE